In Camelina sativa cultivar DH55 chromosome 17, Cs, whole genome shotgun sequence, the genomic stretch TAGTTTAATGAAGACTACGATAAAACCAAAGAGATAAGTCCACTTTTACCGGGAAAAGGAACTAATCCCACTACAAACCAACTCCGTTTCAGAATCTCCTCAGAGCTCACACACCCTCCCAGACGATAACAATGAGTAGTATTCTATGGAGAGACCGTACATTTGCTCAAGAACTAATGGTATAACCCACTTCACTTCCACAAATCACCCAAAGTTGTGAGAAAAATCCTTCTATAAAACGGTTACAAAATGAAGTTTTTaattgctttttaattacttttggCTTTTTCAAGTTACgtatagaataaaaaaatttacaagacaaactgttttgaacatttttttttttcaaaccataGTGTTGCAAGTTTGTAACTTCATCATCCTATGGTTTTAACCattgtgtatataaattagttatatagTATATTAGTATAGCACTTTACACTAAAATTACAACCATGTTCTATtcccccaaataaaataaaagttatatgTAAACCCCTAATACAAaactgttgtcaaaaaaaaagaagaaaaaaaaaaaccctaataatcCTACCCATGGTTTTACAACTTAATTCTCCATTGCTTGTCCAGGATGTTTACCTTTATACGAAGGAAGTATTTCTCACATCAGACAGTTGCGGAAAAATCGTATTCCCTGttgattttatatacaaaaaaaatcggTGCTTAGACTCTACTCTCTCTAGTAATTTTATTATTCGTTATAaggattaagaaaataagaagctGTTTAATTACCTGCAGAGCATACGTGATGTCTGATTCGTCTACTCTCAGGCTAACTCTCTTTATCTCATCTCCACGAGCTTGGCCTAATTTTAAAATCCCCTGAAACAACAATGCAACAAACCCCAATTTTTAATCGAACATCATTCTAGAGGAAGTCTTAGAaaatttgctttctttcttcttgctttGTCTGAGCTAATCAGTTCACAACTGAGCTATAAGATAGGTTTTTCTGTCTCATACACTATTAAAGACGGCGACTGTAGTTAGTTACCTGATCGTTTAGCACTGTACACATGTTAGAGAACTCTGTAATTCCAGCTGGAGAAATCATCCAAGATTTACAGATCTCTAGGTATAACTTATTAAGCTGCATTGATAAGTTGTGGAAATGTAGAATGAGTAATTCAGAACAATGTTTTGGTTGTACTCATGAAGTTCGTTTGCTGGTAGAAGATTTACCTCCCCAACGGTTGAATCCTTTTTGTTCCCTCGGAAAGCCTTTGCAGCAGAACATACTATGATCTGTGAATTGTCAAGAGAAGCATGTGATGAGTCCACTTACACTCTTTAAATCCACTCTTGCTTAACTATAGAAGTTTTATGACATTATTGTATATGCAAAGAACTCTAGGTGGATGTGACTTACTTGTTGATGTTGAGGAAGAGACTGAATAGTTTCAACTACAGGAGATTTAAACGTCTTTGATAATGCAGTAGCCATATGGTCCATCCTTACCTATAAGATTGAGGAAATTAAGACCAAGATTTATAAGATATTAATATCAGATTCCTACGGTTTCATACTACATCATCAGTAAGTAAGCTGGACCATGTAACTCTTGGATAGAAAAATATCCAAATACTAACCACCGGATCATCTGAAGTTGGACCATGTAACTCTTGTCCAGTTGATCCATTTATTTCTGTTTCTAAGATTTCTAGAGCACTcctgaaaatcaaaatcaaagaaaaatgtaagattTTTGATAATCTTTTAGGAGTCAAGAAACTGAGTAGCCCTTTAGAGTATACATGTTTACGTAATATGAATCCAAAGCACTATCCCACTCATATATCCCAAAATAAGGACATACTGAAACAAAAATTGCAGAGCTAAACTCACCTGCAGACACATAGGGCTTTTCTCATGTCACCTGATGCTGCAGCAACTTTCTGGCACAATGCAAACAAAATGATGGTTAGAGAAAAGCAAGGTTGACGCATGACTGAGAGAATATATAATACTAGGAAGGATATAAATTCTTACTCTAGCACAGAGCTCCAAGGCTTTAGATTGAAATGCAACATATGGAAAAACCTATTAGAACAGAGGTTGAATTAGTGAGACATATAGACACAATATAGAATATCCTTCGTATACAGATGATTCTGTCTGAAACAAGACATCTTAGTACGCAACCAGGTAGAATGAATTACCATAAGCCTTTCCTGTAGTATCCTAAGGATTTGATCTTTAGAATAAGCACGGAAAGTGATAACCAAAGGTTTGCCTgcacaaaaataataatgatacaGCAGTTGATGAATATATCCAACACTTATGTTTTCAAAGTTGAGACTTTTTATGCACACGGAAGAACATCACAGAATTACAAAGAATTCTCACAGTTAAGGGATTTCAATTTTGGAAGGAAACGATGTGCAAGGTCTATTGCATTTGCTACACCTGGAGATAAAAAACGAGAGAGTAATTCAGAATTGCATATAACCAGAGGAAGTGAATAACAGATATGAATTGAATCATAGCTAAGACCACTAAAAGACAGTACCTATAAGTATACACCTCGAAAATGGCAAAGTAGTAAGCATAAAAAGATCATGCAAGACTCCTCGGTCTTTTGTGATCAAGTTATCCATCTCATCTGCAATTATTAACCTGGAAAAGAGGATGATAAACTAAGAATAACACTGCTTCTTTCTTTACTTCAGAAATCTTTGATTTGTAATCAAAGCACAAGaaaatggagagaaaaaaaaaaaaaacaagcgtACATCATTCTAGAGCTGGACGATTCTGGCTTTTGAGAAAACAGAAACTGAAGATGTTGTAGAGGTGAAGAGAAGCCATTAGCTTTCTTACCAGGCTCGTTTACACCAAGTATctatcaacaaaacaaagccTATAAGCATCAATACTGAACTGAAATCAAGAAATTCAAATGGTCTATATAAGTTATTATACCTTGCTGAAAATATCTGTTGTTTTCGACAACGACGTGCAATTCACAGACAATGTATCCACTTGTGGCAAACCTTCCTGATAAAAATTCACCAATGTTCAACCTTTCTGACGATGACGACATCGCTAACAAGAAAACGTtataactaagaaaaaaaaatcatacctGGTGTGACCAATCACTGACTTGTTGTACTACTTTCTCCATAGACAATGATTTTCCAGTTCCAGGACAACCGCATATATACAAACTCCCAGCCTTACGCTGATCGATGCAACCTTTCGCAAACTCCAAAACCTGTGTCTGTTCATCATCACGGCAAACAATTGTTGATGGTGCTTTAGACACGTGTAGCGCCTCCTTCACAGCTCTCATCTGCTCGTCATCTATAAATTGACATAATAGTAAACATTACAAACTAAGTTGactatagaagaaaaagaagaatctaaAACGGATCATGTTTCTTCTACCTCTAGGATTCCAGTTAGATAAGTTCTCTTCTCCCAAATTGACTGGATTTGTCAAAGTTTTATTAATGTCTTCCTGCAAAATTACGTAATTACGAATCAGAAAAAATGATCTGTGACGGAATCTctgaaatcaaaacacatgtaTAAAATAATCAACACTAATTTTACCTTTTCTGAGATTCTGGAATTGGAAACAGAATTTGGACGATGAgatttcgatttcgatttccATTTCTTCGGCGTGGTGATCAACAAATTCTCAGACGGGAGATTCACTGCCGCTGAATTAGATCtcagctttctcttcttccgaGGAATCGCGGATTCATCCGTTACGGCGGCGACTCTGGGCTTGTAAGAAGACAGACTCGGCCCGGCGATGGTAGGCATTATTTTAGTTAGGTCACACAAATATAATTCCCAAACGAGATTAGGAGAAGAATATAGATCGAATCttactgagagagagagagagtataaagaaaaattgagaGTAGCGGGAAACGTGAATGGGCGACATTTTCACCTCCCGCCTATGTTTTGAACCGCCACTTTCGCGGCTTTTTTATTGGGCCGATATGTGTTAAGACGTAGTATATCACATGCCAATTAAATGGGCCCAACTTAACTTTTCATTATTCACATTTTGCtaaaataaatccaaaattttTATAACTACTATTCAAAAATCTATACAAAACTTAGTTTTTCTTACTTGTTTTTGTGAATTGGAGGAATCGATCATAAACCTAAAGCCACGAACAAAATTAGCACCACTCAAAATCCGCTAGTGGACAGCTTAAATGtctaatcttttgtttttgggacTCATCtattataagtt encodes the following:
- the LOC104754893 gene encoding cell division control protein 6 homolog B-like: MPTIAGPSLSSYKPRVAAVTDESAIPRKKRKLRSNSAAVNLPSENLLITTPKKWKSKSKSHRPNSVSNSRISEKEDINKTLTNPVNLGEENLSNWNPRDDEQMRAVKEALHVSKAPSTIVCRDDEQTQVLEFAKGCIDQRKAGSLYICGCPGTGKSLSMEKVVQQVSDWSHQEGLPQVDTLSVNCTSLSKTTDIFSKILGVNEPGKKANGFSSPLQHLQFLFSQKPESSSSRMMLIIADEMDNLITKDRGVLHDLFMLTTLPFSRCILIGVANAIDLAHRFLPKLKSLNCKPLVITFRAYSKDQILRILQERLMVFPYVAFQSKALELCARKVAAASGDMRKALCVCRSALEILETEINGSTGQELHGPTSDDPVVRMDHMATALSKTFKSPVVETIQSLPQHQQIIVCSAAKAFRGNKKDSTVGELNKLYLEICKSWMISPAGITEFSNMCTVLNDQGILKLGQARGDEIKRVSLRVDESDITYALQGIRFFRNCLM